From Cryptococcus neoformans var. grubii H99 chromosome 6, complete sequence:
GAATATGCATGGGTGCATAATACAACATGGCCGGAAATTGTACTATGAGACATCTAGTAGTATTGAAAGAGCCTTTTGGTAATGGAAGAAATCATGTTCGCTTCTACTTGTACCCTCAATCGAGACCATGGTTGgccatttccttttcccattcttcttcttttatGATCTGACTCTTTCCCCATTCATGGTCTCCCACCTGTTCCTGACTTATGattcccttctcttccttctccagtaATTTCTTTTCATCGACTTCTTCGGCAGAAAGGCCTACACCTTCTCCAGATGCCGCCACTTCAAACTCTCCTTGCAAAGCTGCACCTCCGTGACTAAGAATAATAGGATCATCAACAGCCTCAGTCATGGCCTTAACGACATTGATGCCGTTGGTATCAGAGGATTCGGTGACTGCAGAAGGCGAAGATGCGATCGAAACAGAGCTAGACATGTTTGCGTCGTCCCCGCAACCGCAATCATATGTTTCGTCTAGCGTGAGACAGTCAAATTCCGGCTTGCCTAAACGAGCATTTACTTGATTATGCACATGACAAAGCCAGAGACTAGCAGACTTTCTGGAAGACGTCTGCGAGGGAATTAGCTCGGGTTGGGAAGAATCGGTTGTATTGAGTGCCACTGAGCAGATGCATACTTACTTGAGGGGGATAGTCCTTCAATAGCTTCTGGAATTCTTGAGCACATTCTCCGCAAGGATAAAGACGAGAgaaaaggtgaaagaaggaTTTAAGGGCTAGACGATCGTCTTCAATCGGTTCCTAGACTACAGTTAGCTTGAGGTCTGTGCGGTCGTGCCGGGTACGCTGAAGAAGGCTAGACTTACATCGGGATAGCGAAGTGTCATGAGATGCAGTACTCTCCAGGCCGCTCTTCCTAGCTCAGCCCTGCCTATCGGTCAGTACGGGTAATGGCAGGACGTAGATGGGACGCATACTTGGCAGTGGCATTTCCCAGCTTGGGCATGATCACGCCGCCGTGAATCacgtcatcatccataGCCACGCTCGCCTCTTTTTGAGCGAATAATTCCTCTCCCCATGCCCGCCCCTCCTCATGCTCATACCTTGCGAAATCCGGCTTCACCGGTTCTCTCCAGTGTTCGCTATCTATCCCTCCTGCTTGCCATTCTCCTGGAGCGGGTAGGCGCTCTTCGGACGGATAGAGAAGGTAGAGAGTCGGTACTATTACGATAAAGGCACAGAGGAGGGCAAGGCGCAGTATTCGAGGGATATGAACCAGAGGACCAAGCATTTCTGAGGTTCTGCGGGAGATGGATACAATTGTCTGGTAGATCACTACCGGAATAAAATACGGGGCTTTTGCTGTGATTACTGAAAAGACCTTGGTACCTTGTATTGGTGATGGAAGtaacaaaggaaaaggcgatAAGAGAGATAAAGCACCACCTGATATGGGTacgaaggaaaagattgcGATGATTACGCATGGTGAAACTGCTGAAAGAAACGTGAATCACGATGATGCGTTCCTGATGGCGCCTGCTGCCGCCTCTGAACGTCTGGCGGGAAAAGATGAACCAAGGCAGGAggacagagaagaagccaaaaaaaaaaaaacaaaaaaaaagactgCGAAAGTCGAAAGTCACCCCAAAGTGGACAAGGCGTCGGTCATGACTTGGGAAGAGGTTACTTGTCTTCTCTATTAAGGTATGTATACATGGTGCCGGACAGAGGGGATAATAATGATACATGCACGTAATGATGCTATATTTACATTGCTATATTTACATGGAGATGTGGTCAGTCACTACGCACGGTCTTCAGTCGCGTCAAAAGGATCAGGGGGGCACACGTAGCGCTCCATTTTGCTTTTGTTGTTCCTTTGCCATTCGGACAATCGCATTATAGACATCACTTTCCATTAATAATATTACAGTTATATTATTCTCTGTCTCGACAACCCCGCTCCTCCTGCCTCCACCCTCCTATaatctcctctcccattTTCTATCGGAATCAACGCGTCGAGCTACTCTGGCAAGTTTCTATCCACATGTTCGTCCCACCTCTGGCAACTAATAATATCTTCCCTCGCGTAGTATCCATCTGATTCCCGCCCATCGTAGCCATGGTTCCCCAACCAAAACCCATCCTCTCAACATCATCCAGCCCCGAATCATCAAATCTACCCAGTTCCGACTCTCATCCTTCGGTCTACTCGCTGCAAAGCCATTATACGGAGACTGGCGAGGGCACAGAAGTCAGCGATGGTGATTCTCCATCGGTTGAGAATCTGAGTaacgaggaggaaaaaggtAACAGCAGCGTCAGTGGGAAAAAAGCGCCTGAAATCTTCGTcgatgaaggtgaagatgaagatgacacAGGAACCCTTCAAGATGATCATGGGGCAAAACCGTCTTATCCACCACCAAAAAGACCATTAACTCCCTACCAGCTGGCTCGAATAGCCGGCACATTTGGTATCGTTGTTCCCAATCTCCCCCTTCCACCGCTAACTCCAATGTCCCCAGCCCCTCGCGAAGTCTCGTTATCACCATCAACATCTCAAACAGAAAGACAATCTCCATTGCGGTCACCTTATCAGGAACAGCGCCATTCGCCATTTTTATTATCGGTCATACCACCTTTAATGCTCTTACCAACCGCGACAGCTGCACTTACTCCCCTAGAAGTTAGAAAACGGGAGAGAAAATGGCGTAGAGGGACTTTGATGCCTCTCCAGCCTACATTGGGTGGGATGTTGCTGTGCATCGCGCGAGAATACGGTCTGCCATCAACAAGCGGGATTCATGTATATCTCGTCCTCAACTCTCTTAGTTTCCTGCCCAATAGCCCCAATCCCCCTACTTCCTCAGAcaggagagaggagagcgaCGACGAGCCCGATGGTCCTCGTGTGTCGAATCAAACTTGGTCAACCCTCTTTTCTACCTACTTGATCCAAAATTCTGCCGCTTCCAACATTTCACGTGCGCCTACGCCTCACCAAACGCCTgtcaaggatggagaaagggaagtGCCATTCGTTACTAGTCCTCTTGGCCAGCGTGGAAATTTTGCAAAGGCTGCGCCGAAAGGACATAAGCAAAGCTTGTCGTTGTCTACTCTTGCTTCTGTCTCTCGTAAAACGGGCCATTCCATGGACTCTACCGTTACAGACATTCCACTTGCATTAACACCCGTCATGCCTCTCACCCCATCTACAGCATCAATATCACCCTTCACAAACCCGATCGTTGGCGCCATAGAGTTTGACATTgatcttgaagaagctACATGGTACGAATcatggaaaaagaagggcgGTGgtagaagatggaagagatctttttgggaagaggaggcacCCgagagtgggaagaaggagctgGATTTAGTCAAAAAAATGGAGGCAAATGAGAGCGAAGAGCAACAAAGACCGCAATTCCTCAAAGACTTGGAAGCCGCAAGAATTTCTAGTCCTGCTCCCTCAAACGAGCTTGTTCCTGAGCACATTTTCgttgaga
This genomic window contains:
- a CDS encoding thiol oxidase, translating into MLGPLVHIPRILRLALLCAFIVIVPTLYLLYPSEERLPAPGEWQAGGIDSEHWREPVKPDFARYEHEEGRAWGEELFAQKEASVAMDDDVIHGGVIMPKLGNATAKAELGRAAWRVLHLMTLRYPDEPIEDDRLALKSFFHLFSRLYPCGECAQEFQKLLKDYPPQTSSRKSASLWLCHVHNQVNARLGKPEFDCLTLDETYDCGCGDDANMSSSVSIASSPSAVTESSDTNGINVVKAMTEAVDDPIILSHGGAALQGEFEVAASGEGVGLSAEEVDEKKLLEKEEKGIISQEQVGDHEWGKSQIIKEEEWEKEMANHGLD